The DNA window TCACTTGGAAAACTTAGTTGTCAAAGTGGCCGAAACCTCATGAGTTTCCTATTTTGATTGCGTTGGAAAAAGGGACCACAAATCACTTCCTTTTTACCCTAAATTTGCTTGAAAGGCAGCTTGGTTTGGAATTTTGGTGTTGAGGCCTCTctttgtttttaactttttcgGGTTAGACTAGAATATAAAACTTGAATAACTTCCAACTTTCCTGGTATTATACCAGAGTACCAGATTTTAGACCAgttttgttgggttttttttttaattttttatgtagaGAATCACACCTATAGAATGTATTCAAAGGTGGAACTTCTCAgagctttctctctctcttctgtttCACCTTGTGATTTTTGTCATTATAGGAATATGTTATGTTTctcaattgttttttaaaaaaccgAATCgctctcttctctctttagaTTTTCATAGTATGAAACTTAGCCTTCTTTAAGCAAGAGAGATGTGACAAGGCTTCAGTGTGAATTATTACTTTACAATGCCGGAGATAAGTGAGTGTGATGGTTCAATGTCTCATTTTGTGCCTGACTTCATTAATTTTGTTACTTTTCCTTTTTGATGTCATATAGTTGTGACCAGTTTGTAGTTTTCGTCTTGTTAAATCTTGAGATGTCTTAAGAACTGCAACCATTTTTCTTCTTAGATGCATGCTTCTGGTAATCTCCGCAACTCACAGAAATCATGTATCTGTTTCAGGCTGTGATGGCTAGTGACTTTGCTATCGCTCAGTTTCGATTTCTGGAAAGATTACTGGTGGTTCATGGACACTGGTGCTACAAGAGAATCGCCCAGATGGTAATGTCAAAAACCCTTGGtcaattctttctttttccttacaTACATTACAAGGTTGCATTCACTGCACCATGTTGATACAAGCATCACAAGAAAATGTGTCATGGTTTCAtttctaattattattttaaccaGGATGTTTTGCTTCCAGATTTGCTATTTCTTTTACAAAAATATAGCATTTGGTCTTACTCTGTTCTACTTCGAGGCATTCACGGGCTTCTCTGGGCAATCAGTTTATGATGACTGGTACATGCTATTGTTTAATGTTGTTCTTACCTCATTGCCGGTCATCTCACTTGGAGTTTTTGAGCAAGATGTTTCTTCTGAGGTCTGCTTACAGGTAGGTCTCATCATTACTTCTGCAATGTTTTTATCTCATTCTGGTTAGCTATAGCCTATAATCTAAGACttgcatataatatatagtatttCTTACTCTAAATTAATCAAGACCATGCAACTGTGAGTATATTGTTTCTCTTGCAGTTCCCTGCACTATATCAACAAGGGCCTAGAAATTTGTTTTTTGACTGGTATAGGATACTTGGGTGGATGGTCAATGGTCTCTATACCTCCCTCGTCATTTTCTTCCTCAATATTATCATCTTCTATAATCATTCCTTCCGAGCCGGAGGCCAAACTGCTGATATGGCTGTGGTGGGTGCTACTATGTTCACTTGCATCATCTCTACAGTCAACTGCCAGATTGCACTTACAATGAGCCACTTCACTTGGATCCAGCATGTCTTTATATGGGGAAGCATTGCGTCATGGTACTTGTTTCTGGCACTCTATGGGGTTATCGCTACTGGGTATGCCTACAAAATCCTTGTTGAAGTTCTGGCTCCAGCACCTGTCTATTGGATAACCACACTCTTGGTAACAGTTGCTTGCAATATCCCATATCTGGCCCATATATCCTACCAGAGATGTTTGAATCCATTGGATCATCATATCATCCAAGAAATTAAGTACTGCAGGAAGGACGTTGAGGATTACCGTATGTGGACTCGGGAGTCGTCCAAGGCACGACAAGAAACCAAGATTGGGTTAACAGCTAGGGTGGACGCGAAGATCAGACAGTTGAGAGGGAGACTGCAGAAGATGCAGTCAAGCATAGTTGTCCAAAAGTGCTCGTCCCGAGTCCTAACGAAGTAGTAGTTGTCCATTGTTTCCACTTTCCAGTTTCATAGGGTTTTTGGGCCAGTTTGCAATTTTATACCATGGCCCTTCTTTTATGATTCATTTCTTAGTCTCTACTTATTTTGTAAGGGAGATTTGGCTGAGAAGTTGGAATCATCACACACAAAGCATTAGGGGTGTTGTATGTATGTACACTATACATGAGATTCGAGAGTTACAGATTGTAAGAGTTAGTcaatatatacacatgcatcATTCCTAACATGGTAAAGTTTTCTTTTCCAGAGGTAATAGGAAATTTATTTTGgtcttttcatttttctgagTTTTAGATCAAGTTTTAGTCATAATTACATGAATGGTCAGCTGCACTTCACCAATCACCATGTATGAGATTGACATGTTTTGTACAACTTCACTGCAGCAAACTGTTTTGAATGTGTTTGGTATTGGTTGCTTTTGTGAAACATGACTAGTAGGTTGACACTTGACAAGCCAAGTTAATCCCATCCAACTAAGTATTTAAAATCGTACAGCAGATGCTCGGAGTGTAAATGTAAACAATTCTCGTGCACAATGCTCATGCAATCGACAGATGCTCGGAGTGTAAATGTAAACAATTCTCATGCACAATGCCAAGCATTTTGTTTGCTGGAGGAATTTGAGTTGATGATCAATGATGAACGGGTTACCATCATGGTAAGAAACAGGTTTCTCTGCAAATTAGAGGAAGCTACCTCAAGAAAATGCTTAATATTTGCCTGTAAAATTGATCCCAGGCAATGAAAGCCATACCTGTTGATCTTGCTTTCAAGTCAAGTAGCTAAAATTAAAGGAATTCCGTTCTGTTTAGTGAAATTCCAGAATCAATTTATCCAGGGAAACTGGAATGAAATAGGTAAAACAGGTGTAAGACTAGTAACATACTCAATATGCCCTGGGAGAAGAGAGGAAACTTTTGGAAGATGATCCAATTTCTTTCATTTGCTTCACTCCAAATATGGAACTACTCTCTATCAATTCCCTTCACATACCGCTTTGAATTTGTGGGTTTCAGAGCCAGACAGACTTCTCCATCATCCAATTGTTCCAACTCAGTATGTATGTCCACAATCAAATAAATGCAAGATTGATTCATGCATTTCTGATAATTGAACTCAAACTCAAGTAGAAACAGCAGAAGTAGCTAACTTGATCTACCAAAATGAGGGATCAAGAAATAACAAGTCCACTGATATAACAAACCATAACCATCAGAGTTCCAGGTCACAGAAAGGGGCAAATGTTGGATCATTTTTGAAGAAAATGATTCTATTCCAAACCCTACTAAATCTGTAGACAGATCTTAAGATTATGCAGTCATAGATTTTGGTCCTCTAATCAGCACCCAAACAAGAACAAGTCACAATCAACAACTATATAAGTGTAAGAATTTAATAAAGCTCAAAGATTTTCAAGATTTTGATTTCAATTCACATAAttaataacacaccaagattcaAACTTTATTTAAaactcaaaaagaaaaggaagaggaaAAACCCATTTATCACCTCCATCCATAGACAACTTGGGTATAAGTGTCCTTGATCCACCTAAAACTCTTCCTAAAAGATCCCTTCATTTTGCCTTCCACACCATAAATCTTATACCCAGcaactctcttcttcctctgcaGCTCAGGATCACTCAGACTCCATGCTtttgcagaagaagaagaagaagacccaaatgtgcttttgcttttcttcaACTTCACTTCCTTCCCAACTTGATTTGGTTGACCATAGCTTGCACTGTAGCACCTCAGGTCCTGCATACTGGTAGgtccagcagcagcagcagcagcagccccCCTGCCTCCATAATAGACCTCCATTTGCATCCCCCCATCCCTGCATGACTTGGATCTGAAATCCTCCATGAAAACAGCGGAAGAGAAAATCCCACAAAAGTTCCGGGGGATTCAAGAATTGGGGGTTACAAAATTGAGAgtaaaaaagatgaaaaagacGGTCTCTATTTCTTTGCTTTGTATTgggtttttcctttcttttgcttTGTCTATGTGGGCGGTGACGAATGATGATGTTTATGTTCCTATCAATTAGTACTATTACTAATTTATTgtcattgatttcctttgttttctccttaaatttggaaaataaataaaagtcaGATAAAGGCTAAAGCTGCCTTGTTTGATGTCTTTTTGTTCGGGTTTTTTCATGGCTAAATTGCTAAACGTAATTTTGTGGCCTACTTGGGTCTTTTTGGACCAATTCAACTTTTGTTGTTAATGCTTTGGACTTTGGAGTCTTGAATGAATGGGGCAGCTAGAAGTTGACATTTTGTTTTTTGACTGGTCTTCAATGGACATGTGCTAATATACATTGGAGTGAAAACTAAGTTCTTCTAGAGAGTTTTTAATGATAATTTATAAAAACCAAGTTCATGTAGTGAGTTTTTAATGATAATTTATTATGTTCCACGAATAAGATTTCAAAAAATCCACTCTCATATAtgccaacaatattatccactTTGGGTTAAGCGTATTCCGTGAATGTATAGATCCCACACGACTTTATTCCTCCTTAGCCTAGTTACTACAGGCTGAAGCCCAACTCACTATATTAGGAAAGAGACTTGTTAATAGTAAGCGATGGGCTTTACCCATATATACCCATCGACATGTTACTTTGACTATTAAATgaaattgttttgttgtttatgtggcATGACAATTGCCAAAgtggaaataaaattttaagaaaaaaatatatatgtgcaaATGACAAAATCATACCCATACCTTTTGGATCAAGCGGCTAATGAAAATTCCTAAATTATCATCCATATCATCTATTCTGTACATAGATCCGTTGTCTAGGTGCATCAACTTCAAATTCTTTCgatgacaaaaataaaattttaagtaTCTTTCAGTAACAAAAGATTTAGTTAATCAATTGATTAAGTTTTCTCAaacttcaaattcaatcttCTAAACCATACACTTTCATCGTCTAGGATTTTGGTTTAGGCTTTAATAAAAGTGTTGGCTCAACGTCAAAGCTTAAAATTCAAGCAAGAATCAAGTTAAACCTGTTTATCATGGTTTGGTCAAACGAGATAAAAGatttaaaaacaataaaaatatagtGTTAAAAGCATGCATCATACACTAAGCACTAACATCAATATTATTGATgacactaaaaaaaatataatatacacCAAACATATTAGATAGTTATTGCTGAAACCAGAAAATACCCTATACTATGAGAGGAAGAAACCATTACTTACAAAGTAGAAAATTAAGTCTTAGTATTCAGTAATCTTGATTACTAGCAAAGGGAATATGAGAACTCTCTCAACTCTATGTCAATGCATGTACTAACTTGAACGTCAGAAAGTTTTCCTCAAGAACCAATTCGGAGCCTCCATAGCTCATATGTCTCTTGTGTGGGTAACCAAAGATTAGACGAGCAATTACTTCCTAGTAGCTCGTTTGATCATCTTGATATGTAAATAAAACCGAGCAAGTTTTTTGGACGAGATCAATTATATTTATCAAACTTTATCTGAAAAATGATAATTTGTAAGTCGGTGGAAATAGTTGAAGGAACTAATTATTTGATTTATACAAAAAagaatttatttgatttgacgTTTGGACCTTAGAGGGCGAAATAATGGCATATTATTAAAATAGGCAGAAGAAGTTTGACCAGGTCACCTCCTCCTCCCATCACTGCCATCAAACAATCATGTCTGCTGGCCCTTTATGCTCATGTAATGTTCCCTTGAAGTTAGGtatactaaaaaaaaacaaatgtaggatttatttttattataatggtagattcaacctttttatctcttttttttttcaaagaagcCTTTTACTGTGGGGAATTCTCTAGGCTTGGGGATTCATCCAACCCACATTCAGGTATTGTGTATTCCGGACTAGGCATATactaagaaaaaaaacaaatgtaggacttatttttattataatgaTAGATTCAAtcttttgatcttttttttttcaaagatgcCTTTTAATGTGGGGATTTTTCAGGGCCTGTGGACGCATCCAACCCACACTCAGGTATTGTGCGTTCCGAATTAGGCAAGGCCACGACTCTGATCCACGCATCTACGTCCATCAACTCCATACACATTTATTTCAGGATAATTTACTATCTTCACCTCCCTCATTGCTAGAACCCATGGCTCCTTAGAGTTGGGAGAGTGAGTACTCAACTTACCATATAGACTAGTTGATAACTTGGGTCCCATCTTTATATCTTTATATTATTGTGGATGAAAAAGAATAAGTGATGCTTAGTCAGCATATCACGTgtcacatggaaaaaaaaataaaaatctatgtACCAGAGCTTTCTGGAAGTAACCATAAATCTAATATAAATAAAGAGGTGAGAAAATATAATTTCCAGCCCCAAGATAAATCACAACCTAACTTTCAAAGACGTCACGATATTTCAAATTAGACGTTTGATCTTACCACGTCGGTATGGAGGATAAGCTCagtagccaaaaaaaaagtctcatCTTTATCACCAGTCGACCTCTATATAAAGGAGCACCAGTTGATCTCTATATAAAGGAGACTAAGGTCAACCTAAGGCACGTAGTACACTCTGCAATGAAACTCTTGAGAATAGACACTAACTTGAGGGTCGGAGTGTCCCCGACCATCAAGGGCCGcccattcattttgttcttatagGTGTCAGGAGGTTCGCCGTTGCATCACAACCCTCTCTGCTGCTAATGCGTAGATCGTCTAAAAAATTACATCCAcaattacaaatataaatatgaacCGACTAACATAACAAATCCCAAAATcccaataaacaaataaataggaCAATATCTCAAAAAGAGGTTTGTCGTTACAACCCTCTCTACTGCTGACGCATGGATCGtctacaaatataaatatcaaCCGACTAACATAACAAATCCAAAAACCCCAATAAACAAATAAAGGGgtcaatatttaaataaaaaaaaaggcaaccacaaaaaacaaaaaaaaaatcatcaagacAAAATTGGTATTAAAATTTTTTAGAAACAAACAACTAATCTAAAAAGCAAAAAACGTCCCTATATATTTTGCCAATATAACATTTATCATGTGATCATCATGGCTAACAAACTGTACCCATTCACTACATGAATTTAAGCAAAATATGAAGATGAAACTAATTACAGTAATAGATGCTTAAGAAAACTCAATTAACGACATCATCTTATTGATCTAAATAGCAAGCAAAGCCTCATTGCAAATCAAGCTTCACTACTCAACAATGGCATTGCATAATTGCCAGCAACCGTTGGAAGCAAGATGAGATCAAATCTCAAAGTTCAGGGATAACAAAATTCTGACTTCCAAAGGTTTTTTCAACCCTATGACACAAATTCCATGCTTCAAAACCCAACTGCTCTTTATAAGCATAAGATAAGAGGGGAAAGAAAATCAGTACAAATCcttaatgcaacaaaatttgaTCTAATAATAACATAAACCCACCACACAAGAATGGGAGGAAAACTTATGTCTCGATTAGGACCCATACAATGAAATTGCCATTATATATTTGAAGAATAATATGAAAATAAGATGGCAAAATAAGAAACCCCTTCCTCCATAAAATTCTAAAATGAGCTCTTCAGAGGAGATCAGCGACATTTGATGGGAGCTCCTCGATGACCACATTGTAGAATTTCTGAATGTCAAACAGCATTCTCTCGTCATCCTTTGTCACAAAGTTAATTGCAACACCTTTTCTTCCAAAACGTCCACTTCGTCCAATACGGTGAAGGTAGTTTTCTGGTTGAGTCGGCAAATCGTAGTTTATGACCAGGGAGACTTGCTGCACGTCAATACCCCGAGCCAAGAGATCGGTGGTGATGAGAACACGAGAAGAGCCAGAACGGAATTCACGCATAATAATGTCACGAGTGTTCTGATCCATATCTCCATGGGTAGCTGAGACAGTATGGTCACGGCTTCGCATCTTGTCAGTCAGCCAATCTACCTTGCGACGAGTGTTCACAAAAATAACACTCTGGGTGATGGCCAGAGTCTCATAGAGATCACAAAGAGTCTCAAGCTTCCATTCTTCCTTGTCAACATTGACGTGAAATTGCTTGATACCCTCAAGAGTGAGCTCATCACGCTTTACCAGAATTCTCACAGGCTTGTTCATAAACTTCCTTGTAATCTCTAAAGCTTCAGGTGGCATAGTTGCAGAGAACACGCCAACCTGAATTTTTGATGGCAGCAGCTGGAAAATGTCATAGATCTGGCGGACAAAACACCATGATTAGAgcagaaaaataaatgaaaacgcAAATAAACCTAACATACAATAGCATTTAAACAACTCTTCGAGACTGGGAAGAAGCAAATTTGAGACAATAGTAAAATGACAAACCTGGTCCTTGAAACCTCTTGAAAGCATTTCATCAGCCTCATCCAACACAAACATTTTAATATAATCAGGGCGAAGGGACTGTCTACGAAGCATGTCAAACACACGACCAGGAGTTCCAACTACAACATGCACACCAGATTGAAGAATGCGTTGATCCTCTCTAACACTTGTTCCTCCAACACAAGCATGAACCTTCACGCCAAGATAATCACCAAGTGCTCGCATAACCTTCTCAATCTGTTGCGCAAGTTCCCTGGTGGGTGCCAAAACCAAAGCCTGGCATTGAATCACATCATAATCAAGTTGCTGCAAAACACCAGAGCAGAAAGTTGCCGTTTTCCCAGTTCCAGACTGAGCTTGTTGAATGACATCCAGACCCTTGCAGAATGGAACAATTCCCCTTTGCTGAATTGCAGATGGTTTCTCAAAACCTTcagaaattttcaaaaaattattatcgTGTCTtcaaaaaagagacaaaataataagaataaGAGAGCAAAGGCAAAGCCAATCATCTAGGATTCACTCAATTACAGAGCTAATCAGTATGTTCAGCCACCTAAAAACATCGCAAAAAAGAAAGGGTATGTGAACGTAAAAGCATAATTCTCAAATGATAATTAGTTAAATGATTATGAGCTTTGATTAAACATAAACTCCATGCGTCCGCAGATTAACATATCAACTAATTAAGCAAAAAAGTATTCAGCATTCTCTAATTAAGCACaataagaaaagaagaaaatatgatAAAGAAAGCCATTCTATACCTACCGTATGCATAAATGCCTCTCAAGAGGTTCTCTAGCAACCCCATTGCATCAAAACTGTCATAGACCTCATCATATGATGTGAAGAAATCTTGTCCATCGGTTGAGAGACTGCATCAATtgtttgaaaaaacaatgatcAAAAATTCATATCTAATAAGAAGTTAAGTGGataaacttgtttttgtgtgtgtgtgtgtgtctgtgagagagagagagagaaacttaCAGTTCACTCATTCTGTTATCAAATTGACGAGCATCAAACTGTGATCCTTCTGGTGCCAATCCTGCCATGACTGAACATATAAAGCATGCATCAGTTAACTACTGATAAAGTGTGTCTTAAGAAGCACAAGATAATAAAAGGGAAATATACACAGTGGCAAAGACAAAATTTCAAGTCAATCATGAGCAGAAGTTAATTCGGTTTTCACAGTTTCATTGATAAAATTGCCATTGTCCATcgaataataaaaagaaaaaaagcaccATCTTCTAAAGAGAGAACAAATGGCAAACATAATTAGTGATTTCAAGGACATTACAAAAGAAAACACAGGTTATAAATGCAAATACTTCTCTACTTCCTGTCCCGAAATGACCCTTGTTCTCAggggaaaacaaaaaagaggccAAAATAGGCCAAAGAATTTTGTTAGAGAGAAAATGTTACAGAAGAGCCAAACttgcaaaccaaaaaaaaaggactaCAAGCATTAACTTCTATTTTTCGATGGCTATCTGACATGAAGGAGAATACTCCAATACTCCTTGACCACCTAATCCTCCAAATTTCACCAACACAAGTAAACAAAAATCGAGAATACACCTGGTAGACTTACAGAAACAAGGCAATACCACTTGAAGTCCACTTATGAGAGCATACAAGAAACAAGGCAATACCACTTGAAGTCCACTTATGAGAGCATACAAGAAACAAAGGTGGAAAAGGGTAATGTAATATGGTACTTAAGGTTGCTCCTATTGAACAATTGACAAGTCTCGTAAAAACCATCAAATCTACCACCTAACAAGATTATCACGCACCAAAAAATAACCAAAACGAAAATTCTAACTTAAACCTGTTAAAGGAAGATAAAAAGCAAACCAGTAAAAGTCAGAAAGCAATCTCTTGTCTGCCTATGTTTTCATGAAATAATACGAAAATCATCCACAAGCCCGGATTTAAAATCAACCATTAGCCCATATCTGATTTAATTCCCAAAAGTTAAGCTTTATCTAcaaacatagaaaaaaaaacaaaagactgGATCTTCTACTCCAATACTGGCTCCCACTCAGCTAAACTAGTCCCACAATCCTCAACAAACCTTCAAAGCGCAAATCaatgaaaacaataaacaatAGCAGAAACAAATCaagcagaaaacaaaaaaaccaaGATCCCAAAAGACCAAATCATAAGAatctaagaaaaaaaacacagataCATCAGAAAGAATCTCGAAAAACACATccaaccaaaacaaaaatataatggACAAAGAGATGGAAGAAGACCTGATAgtgatcgatttttttttcgcGAGAAAGAGAGTTGGTTTGTGTGTTTTCAGAGAGCGGAACAGAAACTAGGGTTTATCCCAAACTCCTCGGATCTGCGCCGTGAGGAGTTGAAGGATAAAATGTTGTTATATTCGACCGTGTCTAATTAGGTTTTCCACTATGTATGGGTCTGGTGCCAATCTTTCGTCTGGTTTTCCAGAAATGCCCTTCATTTTCTCCGAATTATTTTTGGTCTCTGTGTTTCTTGAATTATTCATTCCTTGcatgtttttttaaaacttttttttcctaaaaacgAAAAATCACCTTCTAAATTAAATAATGCAAATTCTTTTAATGTATTTGAAAAAACTCCAATActtctattttgttttgtttcaagCGTACTTGACACGTATAAATTTATCCAATACATACCTGAAAGATACTGAGTACGAAATctcatattaaaaaataacttttgtttttcaaattataGCACATGcaatgataattttttgtttgggaCACACGTTTTGCTGATATGGTTGAATATTTTAATGAAGTGGCTAGACCAACAAGATGTATTTAATAGTTTGGTACAATGATGCAAATTCACTGGCTTTATTTTTAGTATAATAGATATGGGACcaaatattgatttttggtgtAAATGTGAGTGTATTAGAAGTGAGACCACGTGGAGAGCAAACATGGGGCATGACAAATTTCATTCTCCCATGTTGGTCCCAACAAATTTGGACCAAGAAAAGTGCATCATTGTGGTACACTTTGAGCCAACTGAGCCAGCAAAAGTGCTTAACTAGGCCAAGAAAAGTGtatcattgcaattgctcttaagTTTAGCTTTAGTAAACTCTCCACCAAAACTTCGATTCTAACTTGAAACTTTTTAAACAAATTATCTTTGGTCATACGTATCTCCGCTTCTTTTATCTTGTTGATTAAGTTTCTAATACTAttatgataaattatcaataaaTCCCTCATGCAAGTCTTATAAATCAATAAGAGCATGTCCAACCCAATTACTCAATTTGGGTGGATAGTTTCCctattttaagtaaaaaagCTATTTTGGGTTATCAATTTTCTAACACCCTTCCAACCACATACCCCATTTTatcatcacatcaaatattttaatattttctaacataactaACTTTAACTACCTTCAACTTTAAATTATTATAACAATACAACTAATTGTGTTTTAACATTAATAATGTTGTCATAtagattaatataaattaatatttatatcataaatgaataattttaaattatttcgatattatttatttaaaaaataatatttaaatactAATTATTTAAGCTACCACTTATTTCAGATACCACATTTCAACTATTATTCATTCACCACCACACATTTCATTTAATCACCACCACACATTTTAGGTACCATTAAGACATTCATTCACCACCATACTTATCAATATCCAGTCAAATACTTATCATCCACCACACATTTCATTTAATTATCACCACACATTTCAACTACCATTTACATGTTTATTCACCACCACACATTTCAGATTTCAATCAAATATTTCCTCACCACCACACGTTGTAGTTTGTTAGTTTCCAATCAAACATTTATTCACCACCACACATTTAAGCTCACACAATAAAGTTTCTTTTGCCTATAAATAAGCTAATTTGTTTTATCATATTCACTCACTTTCAAATGTAACCTCATTTTCACTCCGTTTTTCTTGCAAACTTCAACTTTTCATATGGCTTGCCATAATCGTTTGGTTAATATGTTACTCAAGGAGGACGATGCCATCACTGATGATTTCTCTTTGCTCACAACTTTAATcatggaggaggaagaagagcatCCAGCTGCACGTCGTGGTTCTATGCCAGGTCATGCTGTAATTCATCGTGGTTGAGCTGAAGGTCATGAAAGACTTTATTGTGACTATTTTGGTGAAACACCCATATACCCTCCCTACCTATTTCGAAGGAGGATTCGAATGAATAGTTCTTTATTTCTCTGAATTTTAGCTGTTGTCGAAGGATTTGATCCATATTTTGTGTTAGAAAGAGATGCTCTCGGCGTGCCTGGTTTGTCTCCTCTTCAAAAGGTATCTGCTGCACTAAGGATGCTTGCTT is part of the Tripterygium wilfordii isolate XIE 37 chromosome 7, ASM1340144v1, whole genome shotgun sequence genome and encodes:
- the LOC120002432 gene encoding uncharacterized protein LOC120002432, whose translation is MEDFRSKSCRDGGMQMEVYYGGRGAAAAAAAGPTSMQDLRCYSASYGQPNQVGKEVKLKKSKSTFGSSSSSSAKAWSLSDPELQRKKRVAGYKIYGVEGKMKGSFRKSFRWIKDTYTQVVYGWR
- the LOC120002705 gene encoding eukaryotic initiation factor 4A-2-like gives rise to the protein MAGLAPEGSQFDARQFDNRMSELLSTDGQDFFTSYDEVYDSFDAMGLLENLLRGIYAYGFEKPSAIQQRGIVPFCKGLDVIQQAQSGTGKTATFCSGVLQQLDYDVIQCQALVLAPTRELAQQIEKVMRALGDYLGVKVHACVGGTSVREDQRILQSGVHVVVGTPGRVFDMLRRQSLRPDYIKMFVLDEADEMLSRGFKDQIYDIFQLLPSKIQVGVFSATMPPEALEITRKFMNKPVRILVKRDELTLEGIKQFHVNVDKEEWKLETLCDLYETLAITQSVIFVNTRRKVDWLTDKMRSRDHTVSATHGDMDQNTRDIIMREFRSGSSRVLITTDLLARGIDVQQVSLVINYDLPTQPENYLHRIGRSGRFGRKGVAINFVTKDDERMLFDIQKFYNVVIEELPSNVADLL